One Brienomyrus brachyistius isolate T26 unplaced genomic scaffold, BBRACH_0.4 scaffold64, whole genome shotgun sequence genomic window carries:
- the ccr9a gene encoding C-C chemokine receptor type 9a: MPIPAGGVTYSWNDFTDNKNNDDFTTLDNLDGGFCDKSPVREFRSKYEPPLYWLIVLVGAIGNLLVVWIYLHFHKRLKTMTDIYLLNLAIADLLFLGTLPFWATDAVHGWTYGTPACKLVIAIYKINFFSSMLLLTCISVDRYVAIVQATKFKNSKRERLLQSKLVCMGVWLLAVVLSLPEFIFGEAKETYEGDTNCTMVFWFNQNNRIKILVLSLQICMGFCLPLLVMIFCYTVIIRTLLQSKNFAKHKALRVILAVVAVFVLSQMPHNGALLVEVTQAANTTITDCEEVKRLSIISQVLKSLAYTHSCLNPILYVFIGVRFRDDLLKALQSCGCCRRYGQHSITKRSSTSETETTPALSL; the protein is encoded by the exons ATGCCTATTCCAGCTGGTGGCGTAACCTATTCCTGGAATGATTTCACGGATAATAAGAAC AATGATGACTTCACCACACTAGATAATCTAGATGGTGGCTTCTGTGACAAGAGTCCTGTCAGGGAGTTTCGAAGCAAATATGAACCCCCTCTCTACTGGTTGATTGTACTGGTGGGGGCCATAGGCAATCTGCTAGTGGTATGGATCTACCTTCACTTTCACAAGCGTTTGAAGACCATGACGGACATCTACTTGCTCAACCTTGCCATCGCCGACCTGCTGTTCCTGGGGACTCTACCATTTTGGGCCACAGACGCTGTCCATGGATGGACCTACGGTACTCCAGCTTGCAAGCTGGTGATAGCCATCTACAAGATCAACTTCTTCAGCAGCATGCTGCTGCTGACCTGCATCAGCGTGGACCGTTATGTAGCCATTGTTCAGGCCACTAAGTTCAAGAACTCCAAAAGAGAAAGACTTTTGCAAAGCAAGCTGGTGTGCATGGGAGTCTGGCTGCTAGCTGTTGTCTTGTCTCTCCCAGAGTTCATCTTTGGCGAAGCGAAGGAGACCTATGAAGGCGACACCAACTGTACTATGGTCTTCTGGTTCAACCAGAACAACCGCATCAAAATCCTGGTTTTGTCCCTCCAGATCTGCATGGGTTTCTGCCTGCCCCTGCTGGTCATGATATTCTGCTATACTGTCATCATCCGCACTTTGCTGCAGTCCAAGAATTTTGCGAAGCACAAGGCCCTCCGCGTCATCCTGGCAGTTGTGGCAGTATTTGTTCTCTCCCAGATGCCACACAACGGTGCCCTATTGGTTGAGGTGACGCAGGCAGCTAACACCACAATTACAGACTGCGAAGAGGTTAAGCGCCTTAGCATCATTAGTCAGGTGCTGAAGAGCCTAGCCTACACTCACAGTTGCCTCAATCCAATCCTCTATGTCTTCATTGGGGTGCGCTTTCGTGATGATCTGTTGAAGGCGCTCCAAAGCTGTGGTTGTTGCAGACGGTATGGTCAACACAGCATAACGAAACGCAGTAGTACGTCAGAAACAGAGACGACGCCGGCACTGTCATTGTAG